In Streptomyces puniciscabiei, a single genomic region encodes these proteins:
- a CDS encoding WhiB family transcriptional regulator, with protein MLQPPHSSLQVAALPAQRVPVRDRDQDAPWHTEAVCRRDEAGLFFAPSKEPTAARLSREEAAKRVCARCPVMVECREHALLQPEPYGVWGGLTAAERRVVLARRRRRELELKKAARATAANRIAG; from the coding sequence GTGCTGCAACCGCCGCATTCGTCCCTGCAGGTCGCTGCCCTTCCGGCCCAGCGGGTGCCTGTGCGAGACAGGGACCAAGACGCTCCCTGGCACACCGAGGCCGTGTGCCGGCGCGACGAGGCGGGCCTGTTCTTCGCCCCGTCGAAGGAGCCGACCGCCGCCCGGCTGTCCCGCGAGGAGGCGGCCAAGCGCGTCTGCGCCCGTTGCCCGGTGATGGTCGAGTGCCGCGAACACGCCCTCCTCCAGCCCGAGCCGTACGGCGTCTGGGGCGGTCTCACCGCGGCCGAGCGCCGCGTGGTCCTGGCAAGGCGGCGCAGGCGAGAGCTCGAACTGAAGAAGGCGGCACGGGCGACGGCTGCCAACCGCATAGCGGGTTAG
- a CDS encoding DUF6542 domain-containing protein: MEQHGSRPPNDGPRRGTPHQPAHLPPQGRRGPGGGRGPGQGQEARRSGRQERGGRQAWSAARPSAPEPRVPGPRLTGLGSGLFCVLAMFLLGCLDALFGGSLSAYGVLFLPVCVLTALWVRAGDVLTAPVVVPIAFAVGMVPVAEGGGGVVGRLMGLFTGLATQAGWLYCGTLVAGVIVLVRRVRWVRRRRRRS, from the coding sequence GTGGAGCAACACGGATCGCGACCCCCGAACGACGGACCGCGACGCGGCACGCCGCACCAGCCCGCGCACCTGCCTCCGCAGGGCCGCCGTGGGCCCGGCGGCGGGCGCGGGCCGGGCCAGGGGCAGGAGGCGCGGCGGTCGGGGCGGCAGGAGCGGGGCGGGCGACAGGCCTGGTCCGCCGCCCGGCCGTCCGCGCCCGAGCCACGGGTGCCCGGGCCCCGGCTCACCGGGCTCGGCAGCGGACTGTTCTGCGTCCTCGCGATGTTCCTGCTCGGCTGCCTGGATGCACTGTTCGGCGGGTCCCTGAGCGCGTACGGCGTACTGTTCCTGCCCGTGTGCGTACTGACCGCGCTGTGGGTGCGGGCGGGGGACGTGCTGACCGCTCCCGTGGTCGTGCCCATCGCGTTCGCCGTGGGCATGGTGCCCGTCGCCGAAGGTGGCGGGGGGGTGGTCGGGCGGCTGATGGGGCTGTTCACCGGGCTGGCGACCCAGGCCGGCTGGCTGTACTGCGGGACGCTGGTCGCCGGGGTGATCGTGCTCGTACGCCGGGTGCGGTGGGTACGGCGGCGCCGGCGGCGGAGCTGA
- the ychF gene encoding redox-regulated ATPase YchF, whose amino-acid sequence MSLTIGIVGLPNVGKSTLFNALTKNDVLAANYPFATIEPNVGVVGVPDARLAKLASIFGSERILPATVDFVDIAGIVRGASEGEGLGNKFLANIRESDAICQVIRAFKDENVVHVDGKVSPKDDIETINTELILADLQTIEKVLPRLQKESRIKKDVAPKVKAVEEAKEILEKGDTLFAHGIVQGTERNELLHDLHLLTTKPFLYVFNVDEDELVDEDFKNEQRALVAPAEAIFLNAKLEADLAELDEEEALELLESVGQHEPGLATLARVGFATLGLQTYLTAGPKESRAWTIKKGATAPEAAGVIHTDFQKGFIKAEVISFDDLVETGSVAEARAKGKARMEGKDYVMQDGDVAEFRFNV is encoded by the coding sequence GTGTCGCTCACGATCGGAATCGTCGGCCTGCCCAATGTCGGCAAGTCGACCCTGTTCAACGCCCTGACCAAGAACGACGTGCTGGCGGCCAACTACCCGTTCGCCACGATCGAGCCCAACGTCGGTGTGGTCGGCGTCCCCGACGCGCGGCTGGCCAAGCTGGCCTCGATCTTCGGCTCCGAGCGCATCCTGCCGGCCACGGTCGACTTCGTCGACATCGCCGGTATCGTGCGCGGCGCCTCCGAGGGCGAGGGCCTCGGCAACAAGTTCCTCGCGAACATCCGTGAGTCCGATGCGATCTGCCAGGTCATCCGCGCCTTCAAGGACGAGAACGTCGTGCATGTCGACGGCAAGGTCTCGCCGAAGGACGACATCGAGACGATCAACACCGAGCTGATCCTGGCGGACCTCCAGACGATCGAGAAGGTCCTCCCGCGCCTCCAGAAGGAGTCGCGCATCAAGAAGGACGTCGCCCCCAAGGTCAAGGCGGTCGAGGAGGCCAAGGAGATCCTGGAGAAGGGCGACACGCTCTTCGCGCACGGCATCGTCCAGGGCACCGAGCGCAACGAACTCCTGCACGACCTGCACCTGCTCACCACCAAGCCCTTCCTCTACGTCTTCAACGTCGATGAGGACGAACTGGTCGACGAGGACTTCAAGAACGAGCAGCGCGCCCTGGTCGCCCCCGCCGAGGCCATCTTCCTCAACGCCAAGCTGGAGGCGGACCTCGCCGAGCTGGACGAGGAGGAGGCCCTGGAGCTGCTGGAGTCCGTCGGCCAGCACGAGCCCGGCCTCGCCACCCTCGCCCGCGTCGGCTTCGCCACCCTCGGCCTGCAGACCTACCTGACGGCCGGCCCCAAGGAGTCCCGCGCCTGGACGATCAAGAAGGGCGCCACGGCCCCCGAGGCGGCCGGTGTCATCCACACCGACTTCCAGAAGGGCTTCATCAAGGCCGAGGTCATCTCCTTCGACGACCTGGTCGAGACCGGTTCGGTCGCCGAGGCCCGCGCCAAGGGCAAGGCCCGCATGGAGGGCAAGGACTACGTCATGCAGGACGGGGACGTGGCGGAGTTCCGCTTCAACGTGTGA
- a CDS encoding exodeoxyribonuclease VII small subunit, producing MTGKVDEALSYEQARDELIEVVRRLEAGGTTLEESLALWERGEELAKVCRRWLEGARARLDAALAEEEAEEEADAE from the coding sequence ATGACCGGCAAGGTGGACGAGGCGCTCTCCTACGAGCAGGCGCGGGACGAGTTGATCGAGGTCGTACGGCGCCTGGAGGCGGGCGGTACGACGCTCGAGGAGTCCCTGGCGCTGTGGGAGCGCGGCGAGGAGCTGGCCAAGGTGTGCCGACGCTGGCTGGAGGGGGCGCGGGCGCGCCTGGACGCGGCGTTGGCGGAGGAGGAAGCGGAGGAGGAGGCGGACGCCGAGTAG
- a CDS encoding LysR family transcriptional regulator: MYHDLQITRLRTLVTVVECGGFRRAAAILHITQPAVSQQIRQLESFIQGPVFTSTGHNLQLSERGEELLGYARRVVALNDEVVDRLMPRTGTTRLSIGVVDQLAEVLPEFLRLLSASLPEAQVSVRTGHSESLAGQVTTGQLDLEVVSFGVVAR; encoded by the coding sequence ATGTACCACGATCTGCAAATTACTCGGTTGCGAACCCTGGTGACCGTGGTGGAATGCGGTGGATTCCGGAGGGCTGCAGCGATCCTGCACATCACCCAGCCTGCTGTCAGCCAACAGATCCGTCAGCTGGAGAGCTTCATCCAGGGACCCGTCTTTACGTCCACCGGGCATAACCTTCAGCTCAGCGAACGGGGCGAGGAGCTGCTCGGCTACGCACGCCGCGTTGTGGCCCTCAACGACGAGGTAGTCGACCGCTTGATGCCGAGAACGGGCACGACCAGACTTTCGATCGGCGTAGTGGACCAACTCGCCGAAGTGCTACCAGAGTTCCTGCGGCTGCTATCAGCGAGCCTGCCTGAAGCCCAAGTGAGCGTGCGAACCGGGCACAGCGAGTCGCTGGCCGGTCAAGTCACCACAGGGCAGCTTGACTTAGAGGTCGTTTCTTTTGGTGTGGTCGCTCGTTGA
- a CDS encoding IS5 family transposase (programmed frameshift) yields the protein MTDLVERLVPDELWVLFRRVVPPTEVKRPQGGGRRRAGDRETLAAIIFVATSGCTWRQLPPVFGPAWPTVYRRFAQWSRARVWARLHRVVLDELGARGELDWSRCAIDSVSVRAAKGGHLTGPNPTDRGKSGSKIHLITDRNGLPLSLGISGANMHDSLGLEPLVRGIPPIRSRRGPRRRRPAKLHGDKGYDYDHLRRWLRKRGIRHRIARKGIESSTRLGRHRWVVERTVSWLAGCRRLHRRYERKAEHFLAFVGIAAALICQRRLDR from the exons ATGACGGATCTGGTTGAGCGGTTGGTGCCGGATGAGTTGTGGGTCCTGTTCCGGCGGGTGGTCCCACCGACTGAGGTGAAGCGTCCGCAGGGCGGGGGTCGACGGCGGGCAGGTGACCGAGAGACTCTGGCGGCGATCATCTTTGTAGCCACCTCGGGCTGCACTTGGCGTCAACTGCCGCCCGTGTTCGGTCCGGCCTGGCCCACGGTCTACCGGCGCTTCGCCCAGTGGAGCCGGGCCAGGGTGTGGGCTCGTCTCCACCGGGTCGTCCTCGACGAACTCGGCGCCCGCGGTGAACTGGACTGGTCGCGGTGCGCGATCGACTCTGTCAGTGTCCGGGCGGCAAAAGGGGGCCACT TGACCGGACCGAATCCGACCGACCGCGGCAAGAGCGGATCGAAAATCCACCTGATCACCGACCGGAACGGTCTGCCCCTGTCACTGGGCATCTCCGGCGCCAACATGCACGACAGCCTCGGCCTGGAACCGCTCGTGCGTGGGATACCGCCCATCCGCTCCCGGCGCGGCCCGCGCCGCCGGCGACCGGCCAAGCTCCATGGCGACAAGGGATACGACTACGACCACCTGCGCCGATGGCTCCGCAAGCGAGGCATCCGTCACCGCATCGCGCGCAAGGGCATCGAGTCCTCCACACGGCTGGGCCGCCACCGCTGGGTGGTCGAGAGGACGGTTTCCTGGCTGGCCGGATGCCGCCGCCTGCACCGCCGCTACGAACGCAAGGCCGAGCACTTCCTCGCCTTCGTCGGCATAGCCGCAGCCCTCATCTGCCAACGCCGTCTGGACAGATGA
- a CDS encoding Uma2 family endonuclease encodes MTALPDWMRPPREEGWFAEDLDRLPEAPRHTELIDGALVFMMSPQRWWHGHLVTMLTVALMEQAPGDVRVSREMTIKLDERNRPEPDLLLTTADYDGDRTWFAPDEVRLVIEVVSPESAHRDRTVKLRKYAEAGIPHYWCIEDEAGTPVVHVYELDEPTGAYAPAGIFRGTLKRPVPFEISLDLDKLTPPRSK; translated from the coding sequence ATGACCGCACTGCCCGACTGGATGCGCCCGCCGCGCGAGGAAGGCTGGTTCGCGGAGGACCTGGACCGCCTTCCCGAGGCACCCCGCCACACAGAGCTGATCGACGGAGCGCTTGTCTTCATGATGTCGCCGCAGAGGTGGTGGCACGGCCACCTCGTCACCATGCTCACCGTCGCTCTCATGGAGCAGGCGCCCGGCGATGTCAGGGTCAGCCGCGAGATGACCATAAAACTCGACGAGCGAAACCGGCCCGAGCCGGATCTGCTGTTGACGACGGCCGACTACGACGGAGACCGCACCTGGTTCGCGCCGGACGAGGTGCGACTCGTCATCGAGGTCGTCTCACCCGAGTCCGCGCACCGGGACCGCACGGTCAAGCTCCGCAAGTACGCGGAGGCCGGCATCCCGCACTACTGGTGCATCGAGGACGAGGCCGGCACCCCCGTCGTCCATGTCTATGAACTCGACGAACCGACTGGCGCCTACGCGCCCGCCGGCATCTTCCGGGGCACCCTGAAGCGGCCTGTGCCGTTCGAGATCAGCCTGGATCTCGACAAGCTCACCCCGCCGAGGAGCAAGTAG
- the glpX gene encoding class II fructose-bisphosphatase gives MTENHHLPSELDVPSEAPDRNLALELVRVTEAAAMAAGRWVGRGDKNGADGAAVRAMRTLVSTVSMNGVVVIGEGEKDEAPMLFNGEHVGDGTGPEVDIAVDPIDGTTLTAKGMPNAIAVLAAAERGAMFDPSAVFYMDKLVTGPEAAEFVDIDAPVAVNIKRIAKAKKATPEDVTVVILDRPRHEGLIREVREAGARIKLISDGDVAGSVYALREGTGVDLLLGIGGTPEGIISACAVKCLGGTIQGKLWPKDDEERQRAIDAGHDLDRVLTTDDLVSGENVFFVATGITDGELLRGVQYRSETALTESIVMRSKSGTVRRIYSEHRLSKLRAYSAIDFDRAK, from the coding sequence ATGACCGAAAATCATCACCTGCCGTCCGAGCTCGATGTTCCCTCCGAGGCTCCCGACCGCAACCTCGCCCTGGAACTCGTCCGGGTGACCGAAGCCGCCGCGATGGCCGCGGGCCGCTGGGTGGGGCGCGGTGACAAGAACGGCGCCGACGGTGCCGCGGTGCGCGCCATGCGGACCCTCGTCTCCACCGTGTCGATGAACGGCGTCGTCGTCATCGGCGAGGGTGAGAAGGACGAGGCCCCGATGCTCTTCAACGGGGAGCACGTGGGCGACGGCACCGGTCCGGAGGTCGACATCGCCGTCGACCCGATCGACGGCACCACGCTGACCGCCAAGGGCATGCCCAACGCGATCGCCGTCCTCGCCGCGGCCGAGCGGGGCGCCATGTTCGACCCGTCCGCCGTGTTCTACATGGACAAGCTGGTCACCGGCCCGGAGGCCGCCGAGTTCGTCGACATCGACGCGCCCGTGGCCGTGAACATCAAGCGGATCGCCAAGGCGAAGAAGGCCACGCCCGAGGACGTCACCGTCGTCATCCTCGACCGGCCGCGGCACGAGGGGCTGATCAGGGAGGTCCGCGAGGCCGGCGCGCGCATCAAGCTGATCTCCGACGGTGACGTGGCGGGCTCCGTCTACGCGCTGCGTGAGGGCACCGGCGTCGACCTGCTGCTCGGCATCGGCGGTACGCCGGAGGGCATCATCTCGGCCTGCGCCGTGAAGTGCCTGGGCGGGACCATCCAGGGCAAGCTGTGGCCCAAGGACGACGAGGAGCGGCAGCGGGCCATCGACGCCGGGCACGACCTCGACCGTGTGCTCACGACGGACGACCTGGTCTCCGGTGAGAACGTGTTCTTCGTGGCCACCGGTATCACCGACGGTGAGCTGCTGCGGGGTGTGCAGTACCGGTCGGAGACCGCGCTGACCGAGTCGATCGTGATGCGGTCGAAGTCCGGGACGGTGCGGAGGATCTATTCCGAGCACCGGCTCAGCAAGCTGCGGGCCTACAGCGCGATCGACTTCGACCGCGCCAAGTAG
- a CDS encoding DUF4245 domain-containing protein gives MAGSNGKQKTARDMVLSLALIGIAALVVYFLAIPHDDHAPDLKRVDYRVELLTARRAASYPVAAPEGLPSTWKATSVRFEGENGDRWHLGFQTPDSQYVQIEQSTQKPADFIDQASQGASATKRTETIDGRTWTRYSGGRYDALVLNGTHGSTTVVAGTASFAELTKMAAALKMQ, from the coding sequence GTGGCAGGTTCGAACGGCAAGCAGAAGACGGCCCGGGACATGGTTCTCTCCCTGGCCCTGATCGGCATCGCGGCGTTGGTCGTGTACTTCCTCGCCATCCCGCACGACGATCACGCTCCCGACCTCAAGCGGGTCGACTACCGGGTCGAGCTGCTCACCGCCCGTCGCGCGGCGAGCTACCCGGTGGCCGCGCCCGAGGGCCTGCCGAGTACCTGGAAGGCGACCTCCGTACGCTTCGAGGGCGAGAACGGCGACCGCTGGCACCTGGGCTTCCAGACCCCGGACAGCCAGTACGTGCAGATCGAGCAGTCCACGCAGAAGCCGGCCGACTTCATCGACCAGGCGAGCCAGGGCGCGTCGGCGACGAAGCGGACGGAGACGATCGACGGCCGCACCTGGACCCGCTACAGCGGCGGCCGCTACGACGCCCTGGTCCTGAACGGCACGCACGGCTCCACCACGGTGGTGGCCGGCACGGCGTCCTTCGCGGAGCTGACGAAGATGGCGGCGGCGCTGAAGATGCAGTGA
- the xseA gene encoding exodeoxyribonuclease VII large subunit: protein MAAKTTPEAPLPVGEVSRLIGGWIDRLGAVWVEGQITQLSRRPGAGVVFLTLRDPSYDISVSVTCYRQVFDAVADVVGEGARVVVLAKPEWYAPRGQLSLRAAEMRPVGVGELLARLERLKKALAAEGLFAPERKKPLPFLPQLIGLVCGRASAAERDVLENARHRWPAVRFEVRNVPVQGVHAVPQVVQAVKELDEIEDVDVIIVARGGGSVEDLLPFSDEQLVRAVAECRTPVVSAIGHEPDNPLLDHVADLRASTPTDAAKKVVPDVGEEFERVRMLRDRARRCVNAFVEREERGLAHALARPSIEDPHRMIDERADQVASLVERSRRTLGHLLDRADSELTHTHARVVALSPAATLKRGYAVLQKTDGHVVRGPDEVTGGEALRARVADGEFTVKVGE from the coding sequence ATGGCTGCCAAAACCACCCCCGAAGCCCCGCTGCCCGTAGGTGAGGTCTCCCGGCTGATCGGGGGCTGGATCGACCGGCTCGGTGCGGTGTGGGTCGAGGGGCAGATCACGCAGTTGTCGCGGCGGCCGGGCGCCGGTGTCGTGTTCCTGACGCTGCGGGACCCGTCGTACGACATCTCCGTGAGCGTGACCTGCTACCGGCAGGTGTTCGACGCCGTCGCCGATGTCGTCGGGGAGGGCGCCCGGGTCGTCGTACTGGCGAAGCCGGAGTGGTACGCCCCGCGCGGGCAGCTGTCCCTGCGCGCCGCCGAGATGAGGCCCGTCGGCGTCGGTGAGCTGCTGGCCCGGCTGGAGCGGCTGAAGAAGGCGCTCGCGGCCGAGGGACTGTTCGCGCCGGAGCGGAAGAAGCCGCTGCCCTTTCTGCCGCAGCTGATCGGGCTCGTCTGCGGTCGCGCCTCCGCCGCGGAGCGGGACGTGCTGGAGAACGCCCGCCACCGCTGGCCCGCCGTCCGCTTCGAGGTGCGCAACGTCCCGGTGCAGGGCGTGCACGCGGTCCCGCAGGTCGTGCAGGCGGTGAAGGAGCTGGACGAGATCGAGGACGTCGATGTGATCATCGTCGCCCGAGGGGGCGGCAGCGTGGAGGATCTGCTGCCCTTCTCCGACGAGCAGCTGGTGCGGGCCGTGGCCGAGTGCCGTACGCCCGTGGTCTCCGCCATCGGGCACGAGCCCGACAACCCGTTGCTCGACCACGTGGCCGACCTGCGCGCCTCCACCCCCACCGACGCGGCCAAGAAGGTCGTGCCGGACGTGGGTGAGGAGTTCGAGCGGGTGCGGATGCTGCGGGACCGGGCCCGGCGCTGCGTGAACGCGTTCGTCGAACGGGAGGAGCGGGGGCTGGCGCATGCTCTCGCCCGGCCCTCGATAGAGGATCCGCACCGGATGATCGACGAGCGCGCCGACCAGGTGGCCTCCCTCGTCGAACGCAGCCGGCGGACCCTCGGTCATCTCCTGGACCGCGCGGACTCGGAGCTGACGCACACGCACGCGCGCGTGGTGGCCCTCTCCCCCGCGGCGACGCTCAAGCGCGGCTACGCCGTGCTGCAGAAGACGGACGGGCACGTGGTACGCGGTCCGGACGAGGTGACCGGAGGCGAGGCACTGCGGGCCCGCGTCGCCGACGGCGAATTCACAGTGAAGGTAGGCGAATGA
- a CDS encoding malonic semialdehyde reductase produces MSLVLDPAAQDLLFREARTANAFTDEPVTDEQVQAIYDLVKYGPTAFNQSPLRITLVRSPEARERLVKHMAEGNQPKTAAAPLVAILSADNEFHEELPTLFPHFPQAKDLFFSERPAREGAAALNAALQAAYFIIGVRAAGLAAGPMTGLDFEGVRKEFLDGDHTPLMVVNIGKPGPDAWFPRSPRLAYEDVVTTV; encoded by the coding sequence ATGTCTCTCGTTCTTGACCCCGCCGCCCAGGACCTGCTGTTCCGTGAGGCCCGCACCGCGAACGCCTTCACCGACGAGCCGGTCACCGACGAGCAGGTCCAGGCGATCTACGACCTCGTCAAGTACGGCCCCACCGCCTTCAACCAGAGCCCGCTGCGCATCACGCTGGTCCGCTCCCCCGAGGCCCGTGAGCGCCTGGTGAAGCACATGGCCGAGGGCAACCAGCCGAAGACGGCCGCCGCCCCGCTGGTCGCCATCCTCTCCGCGGACAACGAGTTCCACGAGGAGCTGCCGACCCTCTTCCCGCACTTCCCGCAGGCCAAGGACCTCTTCTTCAGCGAGCGCCCGGCCCGTGAGGGCGCCGCCGCGCTGAACGCCGCCCTGCAGGCCGCCTACTTCATCATCGGCGTCCGCGCCGCGGGCCTCGCCGCCGGCCCGATGACCGGCCTCGACTTCGAGGGCGTCCGCAAGGAGTTCCTGGACGGCGACCACACCCCGCTGATGGTGGTCAACATCGGCAAGCCGGGCCCGGACGCCTGGTTCCCGCGCTCGCCGCGCCTGGCGTACGAGGACGTCGTCACGACCGTCTGA
- a CDS encoding 4-hydroxy-3-methylbut-2-enyl diphosphate reductase: MTASPGRRVLLAAPRGYCAGVDRAVIAVEKALEQYGAPIYVRHEIVHNKYVVQTLEKKGAVFVERTEEVPPGNIVMFSAHGVAPVVHEEAEQGRLATIDATCPLVTKVHKEAVRYAKEDYDILLIGHEGHEEVIGTSGEAPEHIQLVDGPGDVDKVEVRDPSKVVWLSQTTLSVDETMETVDALKTKFPGLVSPPSDDICYATQNRQLAVKQMGAEAELVIVVGSRNSSNSKRLVEVAKLAGAREAYLVDFADEIDEAWLEGVTTVGVTSGASVPEVLVEQVLQWLAERGYGDVEIVKAAEESITFSLPKELRRDLREEAAAMVAERGGSGTAQA; the protein is encoded by the coding sequence ATGACCGCTTCGCCTGGCCGCCGTGTCCTGCTCGCCGCCCCCCGGGGTTACTGCGCCGGTGTGGACCGCGCCGTGATCGCCGTCGAGAAGGCCCTCGAGCAGTACGGGGCCCCGATCTACGTCCGGCACGAGATCGTCCACAACAAGTACGTCGTGCAGACCCTGGAGAAGAAGGGCGCCGTCTTCGTCGAGCGGACGGAGGAGGTGCCGCCGGGCAACATCGTCATGTTCTCGGCGCACGGCGTCGCCCCCGTCGTGCACGAGGAGGCCGAGCAGGGCCGCCTCGCCACCATCGACGCCACCTGCCCGCTGGTCACCAAGGTCCACAAGGAAGCCGTCCGCTACGCCAAGGAGGACTACGACATCCTCCTGATCGGCCACGAGGGCCACGAGGAGGTCATCGGCACCTCCGGCGAGGCCCCCGAGCACATCCAGCTCGTCGACGGCCCCGGCGACGTCGACAAGGTCGAGGTCCGCGACCCCTCGAAGGTCGTCTGGCTGTCCCAGACCACCCTGTCCGTGGACGAGACCATGGAGACCGTCGACGCCCTGAAGACGAAGTTCCCCGGTCTCGTCTCCCCGCCCAGCGACGACATCTGCTACGCCACGCAGAACCGGCAGCTCGCCGTGAAGCAGATGGGTGCCGAGGCCGAGCTGGTCATCGTCGTCGGCTCGCGCAACTCCTCCAACTCCAAGCGGCTGGTCGAGGTCGCCAAGCTCGCCGGTGCCCGCGAGGCCTACCTGGTGGACTTCGCCGACGAGATCGACGAGGCCTGGCTGGAGGGTGTGACGACGGTCGGTGTCACCTCCGGCGCCTCCGTCCCGGAGGTCCTCGTCGAGCAGGTCCTTCAGTGGCTCGCCGAGCGCGGCTACGGCGACGTGGAGATCGTCAAGGCCGCCGAGGAGTCCATCACCTTCTCGCTGCCCAAGGAGCTCCGCCGCGACCTGCGCGAGGAGGCTGCCGCCATGGTCGCCGAGCGCGGCGGAAGCGGTACGGCCCAGGCGTGA
- a CDS encoding DUF1707 SHOCT-like domain-containing protein — protein sequence MDLQKHTAPVAGLRASDADRDRIAEILREALAEGRLTADEHAERVEGVLAAKTVGELEVFIRDLPAAHQPPAAPAYTPVPPRPTPGAIPHEADANVVAVFSSAVRRGRWRAGRRIHAYSVFGSVEIDLSEAIFEYQQVVIKAVSVFGDVQIRVPENVSLRGTGGGVLGNFEVDTLDSVDSDAPVVYVDGWAVLGNVEARPRRGKRVADILDRVQSRIDRKLERVQDKVDRKMRKHLGR from the coding sequence GTGGACCTTCAGAAGCACACCGCACCTGTCGCCGGGCTGCGTGCCTCGGACGCCGACCGTGACCGCATCGCCGAGATCCTCCGTGAGGCCCTGGCCGAGGGCCGGCTGACCGCCGACGAGCATGCCGAGCGGGTCGAGGGCGTGCTCGCCGCCAAGACGGTGGGTGAGCTGGAGGTCTTCATCCGGGACCTGCCCGCGGCCCACCAGCCCCCGGCCGCTCCCGCCTACACGCCCGTCCCGCCCCGGCCCACCCCGGGTGCGATACCGCACGAGGCGGACGCCAATGTTGTCGCGGTCTTCAGCAGCGCGGTGCGCCGGGGCCGCTGGCGGGCCGGCCGCCGGATCCACGCGTACTCGGTCTTCGGCAGCGTCGAGATCGACCTCAGCGAGGCGATCTTCGAGTACCAGCAGGTCGTGATCAAGGCCGTCTCGGTCTTCGGCGACGTCCAGATCCGCGTCCCGGAGAACGTGTCGCTGCGCGGCACCGGAGGCGGCGTCCTCGGCAACTTCGAGGTGGACACGCTGGACTCGGTCGACTCCGACGCACCGGTCGTCTACGTCGACGGCTGGGCCGTGCTCGGCAATGTCGAGGCCCGCCCGAGGCGCGGCAAGCGCGTGGCGGACATCCTGGACCGGGTGCAGAGCAGGATCGACCGCAAGCTGGAGCGGGTCCAGGACAAGGTCGACCGGAAGATGCGCAAACACCTGGGCCGTTGA
- the ppgK gene encoding polyphosphate--glucose phosphotransferase has translation MQIFGVDIGGSGIKGAPVDLDRGALAQERCKVLTPHPATPDGVADGVKQVIDHFGWTGPVGLTFPGVVTGGATVRTAANVDKSWIDTDARALFSGKLGGLPVTVVNDADAAGVAEMQFGAGRDRRGTVILLTFGTGIGSALFMDGLLVPNTELGHLELGGHDAEKKASSKAKDDHGLSWEQWARRVQKYLAHVEMLFSPELIIVGGGVSRKADKFLHLIDGIKAEIVPAQLQNNAGIVGAAMRAAQER, from the coding sequence ATGCAGATCTTCGGCGTGGACATCGGCGGATCCGGGATCAAGGGCGCCCCTGTGGACCTGGACAGGGGCGCCCTGGCGCAGGAGCGCTGCAAGGTGCTCACCCCCCATCCGGCGACACCGGACGGCGTGGCCGACGGGGTCAAACAGGTCATCGACCACTTCGGCTGGACCGGCCCCGTCGGCCTGACCTTCCCGGGAGTGGTCACCGGCGGCGCCACGGTCCGTACGGCGGCGAACGTCGACAAGAGCTGGATCGACACCGACGCGCGCGCGTTGTTCAGCGGCAAGCTGGGCGGCCTGCCGGTGACGGTCGTCAACGACGCGGACGCGGCGGGCGTCGCCGAGATGCAGTTCGGCGCCGGCCGCGACCGCAGGGGCACGGTCATCCTGCTCACCTTCGGCACCGGCATCGGCAGCGCCCTCTTCATGGACGGCCTCCTCGTGCCGAACACGGAGCTCGGCCACCTGGAGCTGGGCGGCCACGACGCGGAGAAGAAGGCCTCCAGCAAGGCCAAGGACGACCACGGCCTGAGCTGGGAGCAGTGGGCCCGCCGCGTCCAGAAGTACCTGGCGCACGTGGAGATGCTGTTCTCGCCGGAGCTGATCATCGTCGGCGGCGGGGTCAGCCGCAAGGCCGACAAGTTCCTGCACCTCATCGACGGCATCAAGGCCGAGATCGTCCCCGCGCAGCTGCAGAACAACGCGGGGATCGTGGGGGCGGCGATGAGAGCGGCCCAGGAGAGATGA